One Vibrio sp. 16 genomic window carries:
- the ihfA gene encoding integration host factor subunit alpha yields MALTKADLAENLFEKHGFSKRDAKETVEAFFEEVRKALEGGEQVKLSGFGNFDLRDKNERPGRNPKTGEDIPISARRVVTFRPGQKLKARVENISIDE; encoded by the coding sequence ATGGCGCTCACAAAGGCCGATTTGGCTGAGAACCTGTTTGAGAAGCATGGATTCAGTAAACGGGATGCCAAGGAAACGGTTGAGGCGTTTTTCGAAGAGGTGCGTAAGGCACTAGAAGGTGGCGAGCAGGTTAAACTATCTGGTTTTGGCAACTTCGATCTTCGAGATAAAAATGAACGTCCAGGTCGAAACCCTAAAACAGGGGAAGACATTCCTATCAGTGCTAGACGCGTAGTTACCTTCCGTCCGGGTCAAAAGCTAAAAGCACGTGTAGAAAACATTTCAATTGATGAGTAA
- a CDS encoding HI1450 family dsDNA-mimic protein — MTDLISYDDAIDTAYDIFLEMAPDNLEAADVIIFTAQFEERGAAELVETGDDWSGHVGFDVDKEVYAEVRVGLVNEENDVLDDVFARLLVSRDPDHKFCHILWKRD; from the coding sequence ATGACCGATTTGATCTCTTACGATGATGCCATCGACACGGCCTACGACATCTTCTTGGAAATGGCACCAGACAACCTAGAGGCGGCGGACGTCATTATCTTCACCGCACAATTTGAAGAGCGCGGCGCTGCTGAACTGGTTGAGACAGGTGATGATTGGTCTGGCCATGTTGGCTTTGATGTGGACAAAGAGGTCTATGCAGAAGTCAGAGTTGGACTGGTTAACGAGGAAAACGACGTCCTTGATGACGTATTTGCTCGACTGCTGGTAAGCCGAGACCCAGACCACAAGTTTTGCCACATTCTGTGGAAAAGAGACTAG